One part of the Anaerotruncus rubiinfantis genome encodes these proteins:
- the mtaB gene encoding tRNA (N(6)-L-threonylcarbamoyladenosine(37)-C(2))-methylthiotransferase MtaB: MKIAFFTLGCKVNQYETQVLTQLFSAGGYEIVPHTAKADIYLVNSCTVTATGDKKTRQMLRRFKTQNPAARIVLTGCFPQAFPDAAERLPEADVITGARSRGRIVGLVEQNLTTGERIVAITPHERGESFETMHADRFSERTRAFVKIEDGCERYCSYCIIPTARGPVRSKPLSDLQNELSGLASAGYREVVLVGINLSCYGKEFGLRLIDAVECACAAEGISRVRLGSLEPELLSESDIERMSRQPKVCPQFHLSLQSGCDATLSRMNRHYNTAAYAAIVANLRRHFENCAITTDLMVGFPGETEEEFAQSLAFAEKIGFAKVHVFAYSVRPGTRAAAMPDQVPGPDKESRSSRMIKATDDARAAFLRTQVGQTASVLFENRLKDGFYEGYTENYTPVRVLSPGDLRGQERPVSIVAAYPDWCEGALAD; this comes from the coding sequence ATGAAAATTGCTTTTTTTACCTTGGGCTGCAAGGTCAACCAATATGAGACGCAGGTTTTGACCCAGCTTTTTTCGGCCGGCGGCTACGAGATCGTCCCGCATACCGCGAAAGCTGATATCTACCTTGTCAACTCCTGCACCGTCACCGCGACCGGCGACAAAAAGACCCGCCAGATGCTGCGCCGTTTCAAAACGCAGAACCCCGCCGCCCGGATCGTGCTGACCGGCTGCTTTCCGCAGGCGTTCCCCGACGCGGCCGAACGCCTCCCCGAAGCCGACGTCATCACCGGCGCGCGCTCCCGCGGCCGGATCGTCGGGCTGGTCGAACAAAACCTCACCACCGGCGAACGCATTGTCGCAATCACCCCGCACGAACGCGGCGAATCCTTTGAGACGATGCACGCCGACCGTTTTTCCGAACGCACCCGCGCCTTTGTCAAAATTGAGGACGGCTGCGAACGCTACTGCTCCTACTGCATCATCCCAACGGCGCGCGGGCCGGTCCGCTCAAAGCCGCTTTCCGACCTGCAAAACGAGCTTTCCGGCCTTGCGTCGGCCGGTTACCGGGAGGTGGTGCTCGTGGGGATCAACCTCTCCTGTTACGGCAAGGAGTTCGGCCTGCGGCTGATCGACGCGGTTGAATGCGCCTGCGCGGCCGAGGGGATCAGCCGGGTGCGGCTCGGCTCGCTCGAGCCGGAGCTGCTGAGTGAATCCGACATCGAACGGATGAGCCGCCAGCCGAAAGTCTGTCCGCAGTTTCACCTCTCGCTGCAAAGCGGCTGCGACGCGACGCTTTCGCGGATGAACCGCCATTACAACACCGCCGCGTACGCCGCGATCGTTGCAAATCTGCGGCGGCATTTTGAGAACTGTGCCATCACCACCGACCTCATGGTCGGATTCCCCGGCGAGACCGAGGAGGAGTTCGCGCAGTCGCTCGCATTTGCGGAAAAAATCGGGTTCGCAAAGGTCCACGTCTTTGCCTATTCGGTGCGGCCCGGCACCCGTGCAGCCGCAATGCCCGACCAGGTCCCGGGCCCGGACAAGGAGTCCCGCAGCAGCCGGATGATCAAAGCGACCGACGACGCGCGCGCCGCGTTTCTGCGTACGCAGGTTGGTCAGACAGCCTCCGTCCTGTTTGAAAACCGTCTCAAAGACGGATTTTACGAAGGATATACCGAAAATTACACACCTGTGCGGGTCCTGTCGCCCGGCGACCTGCGCGGACAGGAGCGCCCCGTCAGCATTGTCGCGGCTTATCCCGACTGGTGCGAAGGCGCGCTCGCCGATTGA
- a CDS encoding HPr family phosphocarrier protein, giving the protein MKSVMIKLDTINDVKNFVNTVSRYDFDVDLVSGRYAVDAKSIMGIFSLDLAKPIKMEIYSDDCPEFLSEIKSFAVEE; this is encoded by the coding sequence ATGAAATCCGTAATGATCAAACTTGACACCATCAACGACGTGAAAAACTTTGTGAACACTGTTTCGAGATACGATTTCGACGTGGATCTGGTTTCGGGCCGCTATGCGGTTGACGCGAAATCGATCATGGGCATCTTCTCGCTCGATCTGGCAAAACCGATCAAGATGGAAATCTATTCGGACGACTGCCCGGAATTTTTAAGCGAAATCAAAAGCTTCGCGGTGGAAGAATAA
- a CDS encoding D-alanyl-D-alanine carboxypeptidase family protein produces MKKRIMAILLCVLMVINGTAVFAEDQADLGALEAAAKADESLPAKSAILIEQQSGRVLFEKNADEQLPPASITKVMTLLLVMEALDSGRIRLDDMVTCSEHAQSMGGSQIWFEAGEQLSVDDLLKAAAISSANDASVALGEYLAGSEEAFVEQMNAKAQELGMTNTHFVNATGLDAEGHLTTARDIAAMSRALLSHPKITEYSSVWMGELRGGKTQLVNTNKLVRFYDGCTGLKTGTTDGAGSCLSASATRNGMSLVAVTLGSPTSAERFSAARGLLDYGFANFARVELPVVEGVEPVKVKGGVDPFVEVVSEQPEAVVVRSSDKDKVEQQVEILPDVQAPVESGQLLGKVAVSVNGEKLCEYNLVAADAVEKMTIGRALAQLLNRLIQM; encoded by the coding sequence ATGAAAAAACGGATCATGGCAATCCTATTATGCGTATTGATGGTGATAAATGGGACCGCTGTATTTGCGGAGGACCAAGCGGATCTGGGTGCGCTCGAGGCGGCCGCGAAAGCGGACGAAAGCCTGCCCGCGAAATCGGCCATCCTGATCGAGCAGCAGTCGGGGCGGGTGCTTTTTGAGAAAAACGCGGACGAACAGCTTCCGCCCGCTTCGATCACCAAGGTGATGACCCTGCTGCTTGTGATGGAAGCTTTGGATTCCGGGCGCATCCGGCTTGACGATATGGTGACCTGTTCGGAGCACGCCCAGTCGATGGGAGGCAGCCAGATCTGGTTCGAGGCGGGTGAACAGCTTTCGGTTGACGACCTTCTGAAGGCCGCCGCCATTTCAAGCGCGAACGACGCCTCGGTGGCTCTGGGTGAATACCTGGCGGGCAGCGAGGAGGCCTTCGTCGAGCAGATGAACGCGAAGGCGCAGGAGCTCGGCATGACCAACACCCACTTTGTGAACGCGACCGGCTTAGACGCCGAAGGCCATCTGACCACGGCGCGGGACATCGCGGCCATGAGCCGGGCGCTGCTTTCCCACCCGAAGATCACCGAATACTCAAGCGTTTGGATGGGGGAACTGCGCGGCGGAAAGACCCAGCTGGTCAACACGAATAAACTGGTCCGCTTCTACGACGGCTGCACCGGTCTCAAAACCGGAACGACCGACGGCGCGGGCAGCTGCCTTTCGGCCAGCGCCACCAGAAACGGCATGTCGCTCGTCGCGGTGACGCTCGGCAGCCCCACCTCAGCCGAACGGTTCTCAGCGGCGCGCGGCCTGCTCGATTACGGATTTGCGAACTTCGCGCGGGTGGAACTGCCGGTTGTGGAAGGGGTGGAACCGGTGAAAGTCAAAGGCGGAGTTGATCCGTTTGTCGAAGTGGTGAGCGAACAGCCCGAAGCGGTGGTGGTGCGCTCGTCGGATAAGGATAAGGTCGAGCAGCAAGTGGAGATCCTGCCGGATGTGCAGGCCCCGGTCGAGTCCGGGCAGCTGCTCGGCAAGGTGGCTGTCAGCGTGAATGGCGAAAAACTCTGCGAATATAACCTTGTGGCGGCCGATGCGGTTGAGAAGATGACGATTGGGCGGGCGCTGGCCCAGCTGCTGAACCGCCTTATCCAGATGTAA
- a CDS encoding glucose-6-phosphate isomerase has translation MAVKLNTKHLNGFVSDHELQAIALQVSAAHRTLTEGTGLGSDFLGWVNLPRDYDREEFARIKAAAKKIQSDTDVLVVIGIGGSYLGARAALELLKSPFYNNRKKDTPDIYFVGNNISADYLNTILGLCEGKRVSVNIISKSGTTTEPALAFRVFRELLEQRYGKEEAKGRIYATTDKARGTLKELSDREGYETFVIADDVGGRYSVLTAVGLLPMAVAGIDIDAVMAGAREAMDALAADDLEKNDCYRYAALRNILYRKGKKIELMVSYEPAFTLMNEWYKQLFGESEGKDGKGLFPASVVFSTDLHSMGQFIQEGSRLMFETVVSIGRPQRDFFVKDDPENLDGLNFLSNQNMSVVNEKAMQGTILAHTGGGVPNMVLEIPEMNEHEFGYLVYFFEKACGISGYLLGVNPFDQPGVESYKKNMFALLGKPGYESRKAELEAKLK, from the coding sequence ATGGCAGTGAAGCTGAACACCAAGCATCTGAACGGCTTCGTCAGCGACCATGAACTGCAGGCGATCGCGCTGCAGGTCTCAGCCGCGCATCGGACGCTGACCGAAGGTACCGGCCTCGGCAGCGATTTCCTCGGGTGGGTCAACCTGCCCCGCGATTATGACAGGGAGGAATTCGCCCGCATCAAGGCGGCGGCCAAAAAAATTCAGTCGGATACCGATGTCCTGGTGGTCATCGGCATCGGCGGCTCCTATCTCGGCGCACGCGCCGCGCTCGAACTGCTGAAAAGCCCTTTTTACAACAACCGGAAAAAGGATACCCCCGACATTTATTTTGTCGGCAACAACATCAGCGCCGACTACCTGAACACCATTTTGGGGCTCTGCGAGGGCAAGCGGGTGTCGGTCAACATCATCTCGAAATCCGGCACCACCACCGAGCCCGCGCTGGCGTTCCGTGTTTTCCGCGAATTGCTTGAGCAGCGCTATGGCAAAGAGGAGGCAAAGGGCCGCATTTACGCCACCACCGATAAGGCGCGCGGCACCCTCAAGGAGCTCTCCGACCGCGAAGGGTATGAGACCTTCGTCATCGCGGACGATGTGGGCGGGCGCTATTCGGTGCTGACCGCGGTGGGCCTTCTGCCGATGGCGGTCGCGGGCATCGACATTGACGCGGTCATGGCGGGCGCGCGGGAAGCGATGGACGCGCTGGCGGCGGACGATCTCGAAAAGAACGACTGCTACCGCTACGCTGCGCTGCGCAACATCCTCTACCGCAAGGGGAAGAAGATCGAGCTGATGGTCAGTTACGAGCCCGCGTTTACCCTGATGAACGAATGGTACAAGCAGCTGTTCGGTGAAAGCGAAGGCAAGGACGGCAAGGGCCTTTTCCCGGCCTCGGTGGTCTTTTCGACCGACCTGCATTCGATGGGTCAGTTTATCCAGGAGGGCAGCCGGCTGATGTTCGAGACGGTCGTCAGCATCGGAAGGCCGCAGAGGGATTTCTTTGTGAAGGACGACCCGGAGAACCTCGACGGACTCAACTTCCTCTCGAACCAGAACATGTCAGTGGTCAATGAAAAGGCGATGCAGGGCACCATCCTGGCGCATACCGGTGGCGGCGTGCCGAATATGGTGCTCGAGATCCCTGAAATGAATGAACACGAGTTTGGCTACCTGGTCTATTTCTTCGAGAAGGCTTGCGGCATCAGCGGTTACCTGCTCGGGGTGAACCCGTTCGACCAGCCGGGCGTGGAAAGCTACAAGAAGAATATGTTCGCGCTGCTTGGCAAGCCGGGTTATGAAAGCCGGAAAGCCGAGCTGGAAGCGAAACTGAAGTGA
- a CDS encoding ATP-binding protein, producing MIKLIVGNKGSGKTKTLINMANDAVKTSKGNVVCVEKGNTLTFDISHQARLIDIDHYAVSGFDAFYGFFAGLFAGNYDITEVFVDATFKVGGKDFLAFALMVEKLVKLTDENGATMTFTVSCDKADLPERIHKYII from the coding sequence ATGATAAAATTAATCGTCGGCAACAAAGGCTCCGGAAAAACCAAAACCCTGATCAATATGGCAAACGACGCGGTCAAAACTTCCAAAGGCAATGTTGTGTGCGTGGAGAAAGGAAACACCCTGACGTTTGATATCAGCCATCAGGCTCGGCTGATCGATATCGACCATTATGCGGTCAGCGGCTTTGACGCATTCTATGGCTTCTTCGCGGGCCTTTTCGCGGGCAATTATGATATCACTGAGGTTTTCGTCGACGCGACCTTTAAGGTTGGCGGCAAAGATTTCCTGGCGTTCGCGCTGATGGTGGAAAAACTGGTCAAGCTGACCGATGAAAACGGCGCGACCATGACCTTCACCGTTTCCTGCGACAAGGCGGACCTGCCGGAGCGTATCCACAAATATATCATCTGA
- a CDS encoding DUF6612 family protein, which translates to MKKLLALLISAMTILSFCGFTADTDPAKVYQQAYEKSVAATKQEAKAVMDMQMELGELTIPMKMDMDMKWSREGGKYLMSAAGSMTAMGETMPFAYYYTDGWYYMDMMGQKIKAPMDMEQMMELSKQMMLQSPTAELFDQVHMDEVGENYRITYKIGNSKMKEFIGQAMGMVNTMGGVSDAAAADTAEILPGTMNGQMTVDGKANILSERMSMNLYMKIADETVKCAMRMKASYEPVGKDFAITFPDDLASYQEQVVPAA; encoded by the coding sequence GTGAAAAAACTACTGGCGCTTCTGATCAGCGCAATGACCATCCTGTCCTTCTGCGGATTCACCGCGGACACCGACCCGGCAAAGGTTTATCAGCAGGCCTATGAAAAGAGCGTGGCGGCGACCAAGCAGGAAGCGAAGGCTGTCATGGATATGCAGATGGAGCTGGGCGAGCTCACCATCCCGATGAAGATGGACATGGACATGAAATGGAGCCGTGAAGGCGGAAAATATCTGATGTCCGCCGCCGGAAGTATGACGGCGATGGGCGAGACCATGCCGTTTGCCTATTACTATACGGACGGCTGGTATTACATGGATATGATGGGCCAGAAGATCAAGGCGCCGATGGATATGGAGCAGATGATGGAGCTTTCCAAGCAGATGATGCTCCAGTCGCCCACAGCCGAGCTCTTTGATCAGGTGCATATGGACGAGGTTGGAGAGAACTACCGGATCACCTATAAGATTGGCAACTCGAAGATGAAGGAATTCATCGGCCAGGCAATGGGTATGGTGAACACGATGGGCGGCGTGTCTGACGCGGCAGCGGCGGACACGGCTGAAATCCTGCCCGGCACAATGAACGGCCAGATGACCGTCGACGGGAAAGCCAACATCCTGAGCGAGCGGATGTCGATGAACCTGTATATGAAGATTGCGGACGAAACGGTCAAATGCGCGATGCGGATGAAGGCGTCCTATGAGCCTGTGGGCAAAGATTTTGCAATCACCTTCCCGGACGACCTCGCAAGTTACCAGGAGCAGGTGGTCCCGGCCGCATAA
- a CDS encoding YceD family protein, which yields MIVDLSKLFDELGGTKAIEAALDLGEVKRWGEKLFAGPVHVTGKAQNRSGIVTVSYQADFILDVVCDRCLTPLTRKEQMEFSHIVVLSLNREDNDEFIVIPDGKLDLAELVTADILLELPTSIVCDENCKGLCPICGKNLNEGACGCDRTERDPRLDKLRELLQES from the coding sequence ATGATTGTCGATCTCTCCAAGCTGTTTGACGAACTGGGCGGGACAAAGGCAATCGAGGCTGCGCTCGACCTTGGCGAAGTAAAGCGCTGGGGTGAAAAGCTGTTCGCGGGGCCTGTCCATGTGACGGGCAAAGCGCAGAACCGTTCGGGAATCGTGACAGTCAGCTACCAGGCGGATTTCATCCTCGATGTGGTGTGCGACCGGTGTCTTACGCCGCTCACCAGGAAAGAGCAGATGGAATTCTCGCACATCGTGGTTTTATCCCTGAACCGTGAGGACAACGATGAGTTTATAGTAATACCGGACGGGAAGCTCGATTTGGCGGAGCTTGTTACGGCCGATATTCTCCTCGAGCTCCCCACCTCGATCGTGTGCGATGAAAACTGTAAAGGGTTATGCCCCATATGCGGAAAGAACCTCAACGAAGGCGCCTGCGGCTGTGACCGCACGGAGCGCGACCCGCGGTTAGACAAGCTGAGGGAACTTCTGCAGGAATCGTAA
- the rpmF gene encoding 50S ribosomal protein L32: protein MAVPKRKTSKARKNKRRSNVWKLDAPAFSKCTHCGELKAPHKVCGNCGYYKDKEVIKVEA from the coding sequence ATGGCAGTACCGAAGAGAAAAACATCCAAAGCGCGCAAAAATAAAAGACGTTCCAACGTTTGGAAGCTGGACGCCCCTGCATTTTCCAAATGCACACACTGCGGAGAGCTGAAAGCTCCTCACAAGGTTTGCGGCAACTGCGGTTACTACAAGGACAAAGAAGTAATCAAGGTCGAAGCTTAA
- a CDS encoding DUF512 domain-containing protein, producing the protein MPVLIQSVERRSYAERAGIRPGDTLLTIDQNPVNDVLDYRFYMTNPVIELHLLRGGAAYSAQIKKGEYDDIGLEFETYLMDKQHSCKNKCIFCFVDQMPKGMRETLYFKDDDSRMSFLFGNYITLTNLTDADIDRIIKMHISPVNVSVHTTDPALRVRMMKNPNAAGSLRYLKRLTDAGIKVNTQLVLCPGYNDGEALEKSLNDLGVLYPNLQSIACVPVGLTRHREGLPALRPFDAAGAADTIERIHRFAGRMQALHGERVAYPSDEFFLKAGQPIPDAAYYGEFAQLENGVGLIALLKDEFETAFASDDGAEAHFDGAVVTGTAAAPLLREFAEMVCGRFSRVNIRVYPITNRFFGETINVAGLVTGGDIVSQLAGKPLGEKVLLPSVMLRHERDRFLDDMPVGELAEKLGVPVEPIDNDGYQLYDAMTGR; encoded by the coding sequence ATGCCGGTTCTCATCCAGAGCGTCGAGCGCCGTTCCTATGCCGAACGCGCGGGCATCCGTCCGGGCGATACGCTGCTCACCATCGACCAGAATCCGGTCAACGACGTGCTCGACTATCGTTTTTATATGACCAATCCTGTGATCGAGCTGCACCTCCTGCGTGGGGGCGCGGCTTATTCGGCGCAGATCAAAAAAGGCGAATACGACGACATCGGGCTGGAATTTGAGACCTACCTGATGGACAAGCAGCATTCCTGCAAAAATAAATGCATCTTCTGCTTTGTCGACCAGATGCCCAAAGGTATGCGCGAAACCCTCTATTTCAAGGACGACGACAGCCGGATGAGCTTCCTCTTCGGCAACTATATCACCCTGACCAACTTGACGGACGCGGATATCGACCGTATTATAAAGATGCACATCTCCCCAGTGAACGTCTCGGTGCACACCACCGACCCCGCGCTGCGGGTGCGGATGATGAAAAACCCCAACGCGGCCGGAAGTTTACGGTACCTGAAACGGCTGACCGATGCGGGTATCAAGGTGAATACCCAGCTGGTGCTCTGCCCGGGCTACAACGACGGCGAGGCGCTCGAAAAAAGCTTAAACGACCTCGGCGTGCTTTACCCAAATTTGCAGAGTATCGCCTGCGTGCCGGTCGGGCTGACCCGCCACCGGGAGGGCCTGCCCGCGCTGCGGCCGTTCGACGCGGCGGGCGCAGCCGACACGATCGAACGTATCCACCGCTTTGCGGGTCGGATGCAGGCGCTGCACGGCGAACGGGTCGCGTACCCGTCGGACGAATTTTTCCTCAAAGCGGGCCAGCCCATTCCGGACGCGGCCTATTACGGCGAATTCGCCCAGCTCGAAAATGGCGTGGGGCTCATCGCGCTTTTAAAAGATGAGTTCGAAACCGCCTTTGCGTCCGATGACGGCGCTGAAGCGCACTTCGATGGCGCTGTCGTCACCGGGACGGCCGCCGCGCCGCTCCTGCGGGAGTTTGCAGAAATGGTTTGCGGACGCTTTTCGCGGGTTAACATCCGGGTTTATCCGATTACCAACCGTTTTTTCGGGGAGACTATCAATGTGGCCGGGCTGGTGACCGGCGGCGATATCGTTTCACAGCTCGCGGGAAAGCCGCTTGGGGAAAAGGTGCTGCTGCCTTCGGTGATGCTGCGGCACGAACGGGACAGATTTTTGGACGATATGCCGGTTGGGGAGCTCGCGGAAAAGCTGGGCGTCCCAGTTGAGCCGATAGACAACGATGGGTATCAGCTATATGATGCCATGACGGGAAGATAG
- the der gene encoding ribosome biogenesis GTPase Der produces MAKPLIAIVGRPNVGKSTLFNKLVGARISIVQDTPGVTRDRIYYECEWRSKKVMLVDTGGIEPYSEDVILSQMRRQAQLAIDSADVIIFVTDIQTGVTATDQEVAVMLQKSGKPVVLCVNKCDRLGDPQPEFYEFYNLGLGDPIAVSSTHGHGTGDLLDACYEHIDFGHTEDYDEEYIKVAVIGKPNVGKSSLINRIAGEERVIVSDVAGTTRDATDTVIENETGKYVFIDTAGIRRKSRVDEEIERYSVLRAYMAVDRSDVCVIMIDATVGFTEQDSKVAGYAHEQGKASIVAVNKWDAVEKDGKTMQEFRKKLENDFSFMSYVPFLFISAKTGQRVDKLFELIQFVSNQNAMRITTGRLNDMLSYATARVQPPTDKGKRLRIFYCTQATTKPPTFVFFCNNKELFHFSYQRYLENQIRETFGLEGTPIRVIVRERGDGKD; encoded by the coding sequence ATGGCAAAGCCGCTGATTGCGATTGTGGGCCGCCCCAACGTGGGGAAATCAACCCTGTTTAATAAGCTTGTGGGCGCGCGGATCTCGATTGTGCAGGACACGCCGGGCGTCACGCGCGACCGGATTTATTATGAATGCGAATGGCGCAGCAAAAAAGTGATGCTGGTGGATACCGGCGGCATTGAGCCGTATTCAGAGGATGTGATCCTCTCACAGATGCGCCGGCAGGCACAGCTTGCCATCGACAGCGCCGATGTGATTATCTTTGTCACCGACATCCAGACCGGCGTGACCGCTACAGATCAGGAGGTCGCCGTTATGCTTCAGAAGAGCGGCAAGCCGGTAGTGCTCTGCGTCAATAAATGCGACCGGCTCGGCGACCCGCAGCCCGAGTTCTACGAATTCTATAACCTGGGCCTCGGCGACCCGATCGCGGTGTCCTCCACACACGGACATGGAACCGGCGATCTGCTCGACGCCTGTTACGAGCATATTGACTTTGGTCACACGGAAGACTATGATGAAGAGTATATCAAGGTTGCTGTGATCGGAAAGCCGAACGTCGGCAAGTCTTCGCTCATCAACCGGATCGCGGGTGAGGAGCGGGTGATCGTCTCGGACGTTGCGGGAACCACCCGTGACGCGACCGATACCGTCATCGAAAATGAAACGGGCAAATACGTCTTCATCGACACGGCCGGCATCCGCCGGAAATCCCGCGTCGACGAGGAGATTGAACGCTACAGCGTGCTCCGGGCCTACATGGCGGTCGACCGCAGCGACGTCTGCGTCATCATGATCGACGCGACGGTCGGTTTCACCGAGCAGGACAGCAAGGTGGCGGGCTACGCGCACGAGCAGGGCAAGGCGAGCATCGTGGCGGTCAACAAATGGGATGCGGTCGAGAAGGACGGCAAGACCATGCAGGAATTTCGCAAAAAGCTGGAGAACGACTTCTCGTTCATGTCTTACGTCCCGTTTTTGTTCATCTCGGCCAAGACCGGCCAGCGGGTCGATAAACTGTTTGAACTGATCCAGTTCGTATCAAATCAGAACGCGATGCGCATTACGACCGGGCGGCTCAATGACATGCTCTCGTATGCGACGGCGCGCGTGCAGCCGCCGACCGACAAGGGCAAGCGCCTGCGGATCTTCTACTGTACCCAGGCGACCACCAAGCCCCCGACGTTTGTATTTTTCTGCAATAATAAGGAGCTGTTCCACTTTTCCTATCAGCGGTATCTGGAAAATCAGATCCGCGAGACATTTGGGCTCGAAGGCACGCCGATCCGGGTGATCGTGCGGGAACGCGGCGACGGGAAAGACTGA
- the plsY gene encoding glycerol-3-phosphate 1-O-acyltransferase PlsY, translated as MSDFTGKFWLFSILVAVIAYLIGSVSFAVIVSRLGAQDDVRQHGSGNAGMTNILRNYGKKFAVVTAIGDFGKGIVAVLLGRMIFSLAGISAFDGGYIAALFAVLGHLFPLYFGFKGGKGVLTGLGVMLILNPPVVTVIILLTVPIAWFSKIVSLASVIGYVSFPILTGLYDFWKHSPDIWFNLFFALLISALGLIMHRDNIKRLLNGTEYRFGQKK; from the coding sequence ATGAGTGATTTTACAGGGAAATTCTGGCTGTTTTCCATACTGGTGGCGGTTATCGCCTATCTGATCGGGAGCGTAAGCTTCGCGGTGATTGTGTCGCGGCTGGGCGCGCAGGACGATGTGCGCCAGCATGGCAGCGGCAACGCGGGGATGACCAACATCCTGCGCAACTACGGCAAGAAATTTGCCGTGGTCACCGCCATTGGCGACTTTGGCAAGGGGATTGTCGCCGTGCTGCTTGGCCGGATGATCTTTTCGCTGGCGGGCATCTCCGCCTTTGACGGCGGTTACATAGCGGCGCTGTTCGCGGTGCTGGGACATCTGTTTCCGCTTTATTTTGGCTTCAAAGGCGGGAAGGGGGTGCTCACCGGACTTGGGGTCATGCTGATCCTCAATCCGCCGGTGGTCACCGTCATCATCCTGCTGACCGTCCCAATTGCCTGGTTCAGCAAAATTGTCTCGCTCGCGTCGGTGATTGGCTATGTTTCATTCCCCATCCTGACCGGGCTCTATGATTTCTGGAAACACAGCCCGGATATCTGGTTCAACCTGTTCTTCGCGCTGCTGATCAGCGCATTGGGGCTCATCATGCACCGCGATAACATCAAGCGTCTTTTGAACGGTACGGAATACCGTTTCGGACAGAAAAAATAG
- a CDS encoding NAD(P)H-dependent glycerol-3-phosphate dehydrogenase yields the protein MAEIMILGAGGFGTSLAVMCEKNGHHVTLYSPFQKEIEVLSAEREHKKLLPGVHIPETIKMTWQLPEKVDHDLVIVATPSFAVRGVCASIKDRIVPKTVVACVAKGFELETLKTLDTVMGEELPQNGIVMLSGPSHAEEVGRGVPTTIVAASRSRAAAEFAQDTLMNPALRIYVNDDVTGVELGGALKNVIALAAGIVDGLELGDNPKAALMTRGITEIARLGVAMGAKTETFAGLSGIGDLIVTCTSMHSRNHRAGILIGKGRTAQQAIDEVGMTVEGYTATKCAHELADRTGVEMPIMQQVYAVLYEGKTPEDAIRDLMGRPKRHESEVIWLLSR from the coding sequence ATGGCAGAGATCATGATCCTGGGCGCGGGCGGCTTCGGCACCTCGCTGGCAGTCATGTGCGAGAAGAACGGCCACCACGTGACGCTTTATTCCCCTTTTCAAAAGGAAATTGAAGTCCTTTCGGCCGAGCGGGAGCATAAAAAACTGCTGCCTGGCGTGCACATCCCGGAGACGATCAAAATGACTTGGCAGCTGCCGGAAAAGGTCGATCACGATCTGGTTATTGTTGCCACGCCATCCTTTGCGGTGCGCGGCGTATGCGCCTCTATCAAGGACCGTATTGTTCCCAAAACGGTGGTCGCCTGCGTGGCCAAGGGGTTTGAGCTTGAGACGCTCAAGACGCTTGACACGGTGATGGGCGAAGAACTGCCGCAAAACGGGATCGTTATGCTGTCAGGACCTTCGCATGCCGAGGAGGTCGGCCGCGGTGTGCCGACCACGATTGTGGCAGCATCCCGCAGCCGTGCGGCCGCGGAATTCGCGCAGGATACGCTGATGAACCCGGCGCTGCGTATCTATGTCAACGACGACGTAACCGGCGTCGAATTGGGCGGCGCGCTCAAGAATGTCATCGCGCTGGCGGCGGGCATCGTGGATGGTCTGGAGCTCGGCGACAACCCGAAGGCTGCGCTCATGACCCGCGGCATCACTGAAATTGCGCGGCTGGGCGTGGCGATGGGCGCCAAGACCGAAACCTTTGCTGGGCTTTCCGGTATTGGCGACCTGATCGTGACCTGCACGAGCATGCACTCGCGCAACCACCGCGCGGGCATCCTGATCGGTAAGGGGCGCACCGCGCAGCAGGCGATTGACGAGGTCGGCATGACAGTGGAGGGTTATACCGCCACCAAGTGCGCGCATGAGCTTGCGGACCGCACTGGCGTGGAAATGCCGATTATGCAGCAGGTTTACGCGGTGCTTTATGAAGGGAAAACCCCGGAGGATGCGATCCGTGACCTGATGGGCCGGCCAAAGCGCCACGAATCGGAGGTTATTTGGCTGCTGAGCCGTTGA
- a CDS encoding helix-turn-helix domain-containing protein gives MYPRIKDLRIEKGIGIAALAKKIGIPATKYWRYESGEREVTIHVLIKLVQFYNVRADYLLELSDRR, from the coding sequence ATGTACCCAAGAATCAAAGACCTTCGAATTGAAAAAGGGATCGGGATTGCCGCGCTTGCGAAAAAAATCGGCATTCCCGCGACAAAATACTGGCGATACGAATCCGGGGAACGGGAAGTCACCATCCACGTGCTCATAAAGTTGGTACAATTCTATAACGTGCGCGCGGATTATCTTTTGGAGCTGAGCGATCGCAGATAA